One region of Terricaulis silvestris genomic DNA includes:
- a CDS encoding alpha,alpha-trehalose-phosphate synthase (UDP-forming), protein MSRLIVVSNRISPPAPEGASSQGGLAMAMSAALREYSGVWFGWSGESTGQYTGQIAMQRVNGITVATLDLEEQDIEEYYNGYANRTLWPLFHYRIDLTQYERSFGEGYERVNKRFAETLLPLIEPDDIIWVQDYHLIPLGRELRERGVKNAIGFFLHIPWPARELILTLPRHRQLVESLFHYDVVGFQTDEWKNAFQSYVVYDADGMTLSDGRIRAFGRTVRPQAFPIGIDAKGFAAFKNSDVAQESFTRMTESKAGRKMLLGVDRLDYSKGIDERMLAFERLLIENPKLKRKIFLLQISTRTREDVEAYQDMIHRLDALSGRINGANAEMDWIPIRNVHRMHSREELAGIYRAADVGLVTPLRDGMNLVAKEFVAAQNETDPGVLVLSRFAGAAQQMREALIVNPFSQEDVADAIKRGLAMPVAERRRRWRALMDGVEKDDVVAWRDNFVAALEEARDAGLKPPRPRIAAGGKDS, encoded by the coding sequence ATGAGCCGCCTCATCGTTGTTTCCAACCGCATCTCGCCGCCGGCGCCCGAAGGCGCGTCGAGCCAAGGCGGCCTCGCCATGGCGATGTCGGCGGCTTTGCGCGAATATAGCGGCGTTTGGTTCGGCTGGAGTGGCGAATCCACGGGGCAATACACCGGCCAAATCGCGATGCAGCGCGTCAATGGCATCACCGTCGCGACGCTCGATCTCGAAGAACAGGATATCGAAGAGTACTATAACGGCTATGCCAATCGAACGTTGTGGCCGCTCTTCCACTATCGGATCGATCTCACCCAATACGAGCGCTCGTTTGGCGAGGGCTACGAACGCGTCAACAAACGCTTCGCCGAAACGCTGCTGCCCCTGATCGAGCCGGACGACATTATCTGGGTGCAGGACTATCACCTAATCCCGCTCGGCCGGGAATTGCGCGAACGCGGCGTCAAGAACGCGATCGGCTTTTTCCTACACATTCCTTGGCCCGCACGCGAACTTATCCTCACGCTGCCACGCCACCGCCAATTGGTTGAATCGCTGTTCCACTACGACGTCGTCGGCTTCCAGACCGATGAGTGGAAGAACGCGTTTCAAAGCTATGTGGTTTACGATGCCGATGGCATGACGCTCTCGGACGGGCGCATCCGCGCCTTCGGCCGCACGGTCCGCCCGCAAGCGTTTCCGATCGGGATCGATGCGAAAGGCTTCGCCGCGTTCAAGAACTCCGATGTCGCGCAAGAGAGCTTCACGCGCATGACGGAGAGCAAAGCTGGGCGCAAAATGCTCTTAGGCGTCGATAGGCTGGATTATTCCAAGGGCATCGACGAACGCATGCTGGCGTTTGAGCGCCTCCTGATCGAGAATCCAAAACTGAAGCGGAAGATCTTCCTATTGCAAATCTCGACGCGCACCCGCGAAGATGTTGAGGCCTATCAAGATATGATCCATCGCCTCGACGCACTGTCCGGGCGCATCAACGGCGCCAACGCCGAAATGGATTGGATACCGATCCGCAACGTCCACCGCATGCACTCGCGTGAGGAGCTCGCCGGCATCTACCGCGCCGCCGACGTCGGCCTCGTGACGCCGCTGCGCGATGGCATGAATCTGGTCGCCAAGGAATTCGTGGCGGCGCAAAACGAGACCGATCCTGGCGTGCTGGTGCTGTCGCGCTTTGCCGGCGCCGCGCAGCAGATGCGCGAAGCCTTGATCGTGAACCCCTTCAGCCAAGAGGACGTGGCCGACGCCATCAAGCGCGGACTCGCCATGCCAGTGGCGGAACGGCGGCGCCGTTGGCGCGCCTTGATGGATGGGGTGGAGAAAGACGATGTCGTCGCCTGGCGCGACAACTTCGTCGCGGCGCTTGAGGAAGCCCGCGACGCAGGGCTCAAGCCGCCACGCCCGCGCATTGCCGCGGGCGGCAAGGACAGCTAA
- a CDS encoding OmpA family protein, translated as MLNKMFAAVVFAAALGACETLPGSSDAATAFDPAACYERDFNVYFDGADATLSPEAREAISAVGTALRGCRIDHVRIIGMADAALEAEISIEISEARARAIRAYLESEFRWDHDKFELRARGDRGAVTEEGLNRPLRSRARVVATASAP; from the coding sequence ATGCTGAATAAGATGTTTGCCGCCGTTGTGTTCGCTGCTGCGTTGGGTGCGTGCGAGACGTTGCCAGGCTCGAGCGACGCCGCCACGGCGTTCGATCCGGCGGCGTGTTACGAGCGCGACTTCAACGTCTATTTCGACGGCGCCGACGCGACGCTGTCTCCTGAGGCCCGCGAAGCGATCAGCGCGGTCGGCACCGCGTTGCGCGGCTGCCGGATCGATCACGTGCGCATCATCGGTATGGCCGACGCCGCGCTTGAGGCTGAGATCAGCATCGAGATTTCCGAAGCGCGCGCCCGCGCCATTCGCGCCTATCTGGAGAGCGAATTCCGCTGGGACCACGATAAGTTCGAGCTGCGCGCGCGTGGTGATCGTGGCGCGGTGACGGAGGAAGGCTTGAACCGGCCGCTGCGCAGCCGCGCGCGTGTCGTGGCTACTGCATCGGCGCCGTAA
- a CDS encoding integration host factor subunit alpha, whose protein sequence is MAKTVTRADLVEALARRANMQRTDANRLLTRMLEMMQDALVDGDTVKLSRFGNFNVRAKRQRIGRNPKTGEEVPITPRRVVTFRPSQMMRDFVEKGGRGRAKS, encoded by the coding sequence GTGGCCAAGACTGTCACACGCGCCGATCTAGTCGAAGCGCTGGCGCGTCGCGCCAATATGCAGCGCACTGACGCCAATCGCTTGCTCACGCGTATGCTCGAAATGATGCAGGACGCGCTTGTCGACGGCGATACGGTGAAGCTCTCGCGGTTTGGGAACTTCAATGTGCGCGCCAAGCGTCAACGCATCGGCCGCAATCCGAAAACGGGCGAGGAAGTGCCGATCACGCCGCGCCGCGTCGTGACGTTCCGGCCCTCACAGATGATGCGCGATTTCGTCGAAAAAGGCGGTCGCGGCCGCGCCAAATCCTAA
- a CDS encoding beta-ketoacyl-ACP synthase III translates to MMALRSVLLGVGSYLPKRVLTNAELAKQVDTSDEWIVERTGIRQRHIAADDEKTSDLACQASLAALEQAGREAKDIDLVILATATPDLTFPATAARVQAAIGAGPGIAFDLQAVCSGFVFALATADNFLARGQAKRALVIGAETFSRIMDWEDRGTCVLFGDGAGAVVLEAQEDAGDRGIVSTFLRTDGRMHDLLYVDGGPSETGTVGKVRMVGNAVFRQAVEHISGAMLEACARAGVSLDAVDWFVPHQANQRILDGVARKLGIDVDKVVATVAIHGNTSAASVPLALDVAVRDGRIKTGDLVLMEALGGGLTWGAALVRL, encoded by the coding sequence CTGATGGCGTTGCGCTCCGTGCTGCTGGGCGTCGGCTCCTATTTGCCCAAGCGCGTTCTGACCAACGCAGAGCTGGCCAAGCAGGTTGATACCAGCGACGAATGGATCGTCGAGCGCACCGGCATCCGCCAACGCCACATCGCGGCTGACGATGAGAAGACATCCGATCTCGCTTGCCAGGCTTCACTCGCTGCGCTCGAACAAGCCGGACGAGAGGCGAAAGACATCGACCTCGTCATCCTCGCCACCGCAACGCCTGATCTCACGTTCCCCGCCACCGCCGCGCGCGTTCAGGCCGCGATTGGCGCAGGGCCTGGCATCGCCTTCGACCTGCAGGCGGTGTGCTCTGGCTTCGTCTTCGCGCTCGCCACGGCGGACAATTTTCTCGCGCGCGGTCAGGCCAAGCGCGCGTTGGTGATCGGCGCAGAGACCTTCTCGCGCATCATGGACTGGGAGGATCGTGGCACCTGCGTGCTGTTCGGCGATGGCGCTGGCGCGGTCGTGCTCGAGGCGCAGGAGGATGCCGGCGACCGTGGGATCGTCTCGACGTTCCTGCGCACTGACGGACGCATGCACGATCTGCTCTATGTCGACGGGGGCCCGTCCGAGACGGGCACCGTTGGCAAAGTCCGCATGGTGGGCAACGCCGTCTTCCGCCAGGCCGTTGAGCATATCTCCGGCGCTATGCTCGAAGCCTGCGCGCGGGCGGGTGTATCACTCGACGCGGTCGATTGGTTCGTCCCGCACCAGGCCAACCAGCGCATTCTCGACGGTGTGGCGCGCAAGCTCGGCATCGATGTGGACAAAGTGGTCGCCACTGTCGCCATTCACGGCAACACTTCGGCCGCCTCGGTCCCGCTGGCGCTCGATGTTGCGGTGCGTGATGGACGAATCAAAACGGGCGACCTAGTGCTGATGGAAGCGTTGGGCGGGGGGCTCACCTGGGGCGCCGCACTAGTCCGACTATGA